A section of the Desulfuromonas sp. genome encodes:
- a CDS encoding type II and III secretion system protein family protein — protein MNNCRCAALWRGILVVAILGLLCSLSLAANVERKTLELKMGGSDLIQTSHPFKRVSIANPQIADVVVLSPREIYVFGKKVGYTSVMLWEEGRGRTLLDVVVALDLTALKQKLHELYPEQNIEVYASETGVVLSGTVSGPEVIEQVVRLTQTFLPKEAEEEGDMKGTGRSEGVVITNLLKVGGIQQVMLEVKFAEVNRNSTKDWQAALGLAGLGNDFTGAVGTSGLLTPIEDAFVNAFFPTAGQQSGIFEGAIDGLIQNPGSLLLNFAGNTPNMLINIDNFTASLKFLEGEGLARTLAEPHLVTQTGQEASFLAGGEFPIPLVDDDGNPTVEFKEFGVGLVFTPVVLSDGKISLRVAPSVSTTTGDSSVTISNGAASITGGGQVFFVPSLSTRKLESTVQLYDGQTLALAGLLQDNVRETVRKVPGLGDIPILGSLFRSTSYLQEKTDLLITVTPHLVKPVREGSIHYPGEDFQPPNGYEFYLEGRLEGRRAAEGNKGTHRHNFAKHQTQAQRAGGLEGEFGHQPVLIQ, from the coding sequence ATGAACAACTGCCGGTGTGCAGCTCTCTGGAGGGGAATCCTGGTAGTGGCCATTCTCGGCCTGCTGTGCAGTCTCTCCTTAGCCGCCAACGTCGAGCGCAAAACCCTGGAGCTTAAAATGGGCGGGTCGGACCTGATCCAGACCAGCCACCCCTTCAAAAGGGTCTCCATTGCCAACCCCCAAATCGCCGACGTGGTGGTCCTGTCCCCGCGAGAGATCTACGTCTTCGGCAAAAAGGTCGGCTACACCAGCGTCATGCTCTGGGAGGAAGGCAGGGGACGAACCCTCCTCGACGTTGTCGTCGCCCTTGACCTCACCGCGCTCAAGCAGAAATTGCACGAACTCTACCCCGAGCAAAACATCGAGGTCTATGCCTCGGAGACGGGGGTCGTCCTGTCTGGAACCGTCTCCGGACCGGAGGTCATCGAGCAGGTCGTCCGCCTCACCCAGACCTTCCTGCCCAAAGAAGCTGAGGAAGAAGGGGATATGAAGGGAACGGGCCGATCGGAAGGAGTGGTGATCACCAACCTGCTCAAGGTCGGCGGGATTCAGCAGGTCATGCTCGAGGTCAAGTTTGCGGAGGTCAACCGCAACTCCACCAAGGACTGGCAGGCCGCACTTGGCCTGGCGGGCCTGGGCAACGACTTTACCGGCGCGGTCGGCACCAGCGGCCTCCTCACTCCCATCGAGGATGCCTTCGTCAATGCCTTCTTTCCCACCGCAGGCCAGCAGTCGGGCATCTTCGAGGGAGCCATCGACGGGCTGATCCAGAACCCGGGATCCCTCCTGCTCAACTTCGCAGGCAACACCCCCAACATGCTCATCAACATCGACAACTTCACCGCCTCCCTGAAGTTCCTCGAAGGCGAAGGCTTGGCCCGCACCCTCGCCGAACCGCACCTCGTCACCCAGACCGGTCAGGAGGCGAGTTTCCTGGCGGGGGGGGAATTTCCCATCCCCCTGGTTGACGACGACGGAAACCCGACCGTGGAATTCAAGGAGTTCGGCGTGGGCCTGGTCTTTACGCCGGTGGTCCTGAGTGACGGGAAGATCAGCCTGCGCGTCGCCCCCAGCGTCTCTACGACAACCGGAGACTCTTCGGTTACCATAAGCAATGGAGCGGCATCGATCACCGGAGGCGGCCAGGTTTTCTTCGTCCCCAGTCTCTCGACGCGCAAACTGGAGTCCACCGTCCAGCTCTATGACGGCCAGACCCTGGCCCTGGCGGGCCTGCTGCAGGACAACGTCCGGGAAACGGTCCGAAAAGTCCCGGGCCTGGGGGACATCCCCATTCTCGGATCCCTCTTCCGCAGCACCAGCTACCTCCAGGAAAAGACCGACCTCCTGATCACGGTCACGCCTCACCTGGTCAAGCCTGTCAGAGAGGGCTCAATCCACTATCCCGGCGAAGATTTCCAGCCCCCCAATGGATACGAATTCTACCTGGAAGGCCGACTTGAAGGCAGAAGGGCGGCCGAGGGCAACAAGGGGACCCATCGACACAACTTCGCAAAACACCAGACGCAGGCCCAAAGGGCCGGCGGACTTGAAGGGGAATTCGGCCACCAACCGGTCCTGATCCAGTAA
- a CDS encoding prepilin peptidase — translation MEDSTMGERTRQILPRFIMGLAAAGLSLFFLFAERGDMPILLASSFFLMICLTDTLYAKIPNLLNLALVLAGVGFNVWATGLPGLLFSLGGLALGLGLLLPFYLMGGMGAGDVKALAALGALIGPSDIFQVFLLMAMFGGLMAIVHYALAHNLRKKCAAGWLTLRTFFITRDIESLKPDRSSEKLRFPYAAAIAFGFFAFVHWGGFF, via the coding sequence ATGGAAGACAGCACAATGGGGGAGAGGACTCGCCAGATACTGCCACGGTTCATCATGGGCTTGGCTGCAGCGGGCCTCTCCCTCTTCTTTCTCTTTGCCGAAAGGGGCGACATGCCCATCCTTTTGGCCTCTTCGTTTTTCTTAATGATCTGCCTGACAGACACGCTTTATGCAAAGATCCCCAACCTTCTGAACCTCGCCCTTGTCTTGGCGGGGGTCGGATTCAACGTCTGGGCGACAGGCCTTCCAGGCCTCCTCTTCTCCCTTGGAGGGTTGGCCTTGGGGCTCGGACTTCTCCTGCCCTTTTATTTAATGGGGGGGATGGGGGCCGGGGACGTGAAGGCCCTGGCAGCCCTCGGAGCCCTTATCGGCCCCTCGGACATCTTCCAGGTTTTCCTTTTGATGGCCATGTTCGGAGGCCTGATGGCGATTGTCCACTACGCTCTCGCCCATAACTTAAGAAAAAAATGCGCCGCCGGGTGGCTCACCCTGCGAACCTTTTTCATAACCAGGGACATTGAATCCCTGAAACCTGACCGCTCATCGGAAAAACTGCGTTTCCCTTATGCAGCGGCGATCGCCTTCGGTTTTTTCGCTTTTGTCCATTGGGGCGGTTTCTTTTGA
- a CDS encoding Flp family type IVb pilin — MRTFWAFLKEEEGATAVEYGIMVAAIAAVIVAVVYTIGGKVKAGFDTVNTEMG, encoded by the coding sequence ATGAGAACTTTCTGGGCATTTCTCAAGGAGGAAGAAGGAGCAACGGCCGTTGAGTACGGGATTATGGTTGCAGCGATTGCCGCGGTCATTGTCGCCGTCGTCTACACCATCGGCGGCAAAGTCAAAGCGGGCTTTGACACAGTCAATACCGAGATGGGCTAG
- a CDS encoding cupin domain-containing protein, with the protein MYDKRHFDWDKLPPLTSPRRMLGLKGVALGLINLPPGQGYTFTHSHREQEEVYMVLEGEGILLVDGEELPLGSGDMVRVDPESKRALNNNGRVPLRIICAGGVPAGYPKHPEARYLIDDGRPDYDDVPPWCANDPEVAANNARLKKRYPASLAKRAAAPRKP; encoded by the coding sequence ATGTACGATAAGAGACATTTCGACTGGGACAAGCTCCCTCCCCTGACCTCTCCCCGCCGCATGCTCGGCCTGAAGGGCGTGGCGCTGGGCCTGATCAACCTGCCCCCGGGGCAGGGGTACACCTTTACCCACTCCCACCGGGAGCAGGAAGAGGTCTACATGGTTTTGGAGGGAGAGGGGATTTTGCTGGTGGACGGGGAAGAGCTTCCCCTCGGCTCCGGCGACATGGTGCGGGTCGATCCCGAATCGAAACGGGCCCTGAACAACAACGGCCGGGTCCCGCTGCGCATCATTTGCGCCGGCGGGGTCCCGGCCGGATATCCCAAGCACCCGGAGGCCCGCTACCTCATCGACGACGGAAGGCCCGACTACGACGACGTCCCTCCTTGGTGCGCGAACGACCCGGAGGTCGCCGCCAACAACGCCAGGCTCAAAAAGCGCTACCCGGCCTCCCTGGCCAAGCGGGCCGCCGCCCCCCGGAAGCCCTGA
- a CDS encoding PQQ-binding-like beta-propeller repeat protein: MRFDIRHPGLPLVLAIFGVLLCAGCERAGEPNLEGATAMYRANPQRTGVYDAPGPAQLSKLLWNFKTGGPIYSSPCVADGVVYFGSDDKNLYAVDLLTGQEKWRFKGHEGIFPSPAVAYGMVYFGSTSQNRFYALDAETGKVKWVLETDGSLIYSSPVVADGVVYFGAYGESPDQPLYAVDALTGKERWNFRTTGAVDSAPAVAGQAVYFGSTDGFLYALDTRTGQELWKFQGQVKTESGRFSAPAVTGEAVYFGGDNRLYALDPISGEKRWEFVAGGEIRSSPAVLAGTVYFGCNDGNFYAVDAGSGELRWHFQCGAEVVASPSLAGEIVYIGSLDQHLYALDVSSGQEKWKFKTGGPINSSPAIASGVVFFGSNDGSLRAVR; encoded by the coding sequence ATGCGGTTTGACATCAGGCATCCGGGACTTCCCCTGGTGCTGGCGATTTTTGGAGTATTGTTGTGTGCTGGCTGCGAAAGGGCAGGGGAGCCGAACCTGGAGGGGGCCACGGCCATGTATCGGGCCAACCCCCAGCGTACCGGTGTCTACGATGCTCCCGGACCGGCTCAACTCTCGAAGCTGCTCTGGAATTTCAAGACCGGCGGTCCCATCTACTCTTCGCCCTGCGTAGCCGACGGGGTGGTCTATTTCGGAAGCGACGACAAGAACCTTTATGCGGTTGACCTTCTCACTGGGCAGGAGAAGTGGCGCTTCAAGGGTCATGAGGGCATTTTCCCTTCGCCTGCCGTTGCCTACGGCATGGTTTATTTCGGCAGCACATCCCAGAACCGCTTCTACGCCCTGGATGCTGAGACAGGCAAAGTGAAATGGGTTCTTGAAACCGATGGCTCGCTCATCTATTCTTCCCCTGTGGTTGCTGATGGCGTGGTCTATTTCGGGGCCTACGGCGAATCCCCCGATCAGCCCCTGTATGCCGTCGATGCCCTGACCGGCAAGGAGCGTTGGAACTTCCGGACCACCGGGGCGGTCGATTCGGCCCCCGCCGTGGCGGGGCAGGCGGTTTACTTCGGCAGCACGGACGGTTTCCTTTATGCTCTGGATACCCGGACCGGCCAGGAGTTGTGGAAGTTCCAGGGGCAAGTGAAGACCGAAAGCGGGCGCTTCTCGGCTCCGGCCGTGACCGGCGAAGCGGTATACTTCGGCGGTGACAATCGCCTGTATGCCCTCGATCCGATCAGCGGCGAAAAGAGATGGGAGTTCGTTGCCGGAGGTGAGATCCGCTCTTCGCCGGCGGTCCTGGCCGGGACGGTCTATTTTGGCTGCAACGACGGCAATTTCTACGCGGTCGATGCCGGTAGCGGAGAGCTGCGGTGGCATTTTCAGTGCGGGGCCGAGGTGGTGGCCTCGCCTTCCCTGGCGGGCGAGATCGTTTATATCGGCAGCCTTGACCAGCACCTCTACGCCCTCGATGTCTCAAGTGGGCAGGAGAAGTGGAAGTTCAAAACCGGTGGACCCATCAACTCCTCCCCGGCCATCGCCTCGGGAGTGGTTTTCTTCGGCAGCAACGACGGCAGCTTGAGGGCCGTTCGCTGA
- a CDS encoding MltA domain-containing protein, translating into MSKSLHVLLVLTALLLSVLGGCARIPEKVAPLEAVSWAALEGWPGSGAEASLGAILESCKALGRKEPWAAACLAAREISPGDEEAVRRFLEEGFIPYRVSRPDGSTTGLITGYYVPDLDGSRQRSDRFPYPVYGVPDDLLVIDLAMIYPELKGYRLRGRLEGRRVVPYWERSQIDGEQAPVKGRELFWVEDPVELFFLHIQGSGRVNLEGGDRVMVNYSDQNGHPYRSIGKLLLDRGEMTRDQMSMQNIMAWTQENPEQVGALLGENPSYVFFRELPAEFQSPPGDLGVPLTAGRSLAVDPDVIPLGAPVFLDTTWPGSTDPLRRVMVAQDTGGAIRGAVRADFFWGLGDEAAFFAGRMKQEGRLWVLLPKAFALRQEGH; encoded by the coding sequence TTGTCCAAATCCCTGCATGTTCTCCTGGTATTGACGGCGCTTCTCCTATCGGTTTTAGGCGGGTGCGCGCGGATCCCCGAAAAGGTTGCACCTCTGGAGGCCGTCTCATGGGCCGCCCTCGAGGGCTGGCCCGGCTCCGGTGCCGAGGCCTCCCTGGGGGCGATTCTGGAGAGTTGCAAGGCGCTGGGCCGCAAGGAGCCTTGGGCGGCCGCCTGTCTCGCCGCCCGGGAAATCTCCCCCGGAGACGAAGAAGCGGTGCGCCGTTTTCTCGAGGAGGGTTTCATCCCTTACCGGGTGAGCCGTCCCGACGGGAGCACGACCGGTCTCATCACCGGCTACTACGTTCCCGACCTGGACGGCAGCCGGCAGCGTTCGGACCGTTTTCCCTATCCTGTTTACGGGGTTCCCGACGACCTCCTGGTGATCGACCTTGCCATGATTTACCCGGAGCTGAAGGGCTACCGGCTGCGGGGAAGGCTAGAGGGGCGCAGGGTGGTGCCCTACTGGGAACGATCGCAGATCGACGGTGAGCAGGCTCCGGTGAAGGGCAGGGAGTTGTTTTGGGTCGAAGATCCCGTGGAGCTTTTTTTTCTTCATATCCAGGGCTCGGGCCGCGTCAACCTTGAGGGCGGCGACCGGGTCATGGTCAATTATTCCGATCAAAACGGGCATCCCTATCGCTCAATCGGCAAGCTGCTGCTTGACCGGGGGGAGATGACCCGGGATCAGATGTCGATGCAGAACATCATGGCCTGGACGCAGGAGAATCCCGAACAGGTTGGAGCTCTGCTCGGAGAGAATCCCAGCTACGTTTTCTTCCGCGAGTTGCCCGCTGAATTTCAAAGTCCGCCCGGAGACCTGGGGGTTCCCTTGACTGCAGGGCGCAGTCTGGCCGTCGATCCCGATGTTATTCCCCTCGGGGCGCCGGTCTTTCTGGATACGACCTGGCCGGGCAGCACCGACCCCCTCAGGCGGGTTATGGTCGCTCAGGACACCGGGGGGGCCATCAGGGGTGCGGTGCGGGCCGATTTCTTCTGGGGCCTGGGAGACGAGGCTGCGTTCTTTGCGGGCCGAATGAAGCAGGAGGGGAGGCTCTGGGTTCTTCTGCCGAAGGCATTTGCGCTTCGCCAGGAGGGCCACTGA
- a CDS encoding NAD(P)/FAD-dependent oxidoreductase: MKKDILEKGAIVQRDKETYAIAPHIPGGLTEPAQLRRIADVAERFGAQALKLTSAKRIAIVGLPEEKLDQIWEELGEKPGAAIGMCVRSVKICPGTTFCKRGQQNSVEVGLELDRKYHGMELPWKFKMGVSGCPNDCGEVCIKDVGLIGSPKGWNVMVGGNGGGRPRLSFKLMEHVPSDEEALKVVDHIVTWFKAKDRRCRLGKFVEEMGIEAFKAEVLDGLKI, encoded by the coding sequence ATGAAAAAGGATATTTTGGAAAAAGGGGCGATCGTCCAGCGGGACAAGGAGACCTACGCCATCGCTCCACATATTCCCGGAGGGCTTACCGAGCCGGCGCAACTGCGCAGGATCGCCGATGTCGCTGAACGCTTCGGGGCTCAGGCCCTTAAGCTCACAAGCGCCAAGCGCATCGCCATTGTCGGGCTTCCCGAGGAGAAGCTTGACCAGATCTGGGAGGAGCTCGGCGAGAAGCCCGGGGCCGCCATCGGCATGTGCGTGCGCTCGGTGAAGATCTGCCCCGGCACGACCTTCTGCAAGCGCGGCCAGCAAAATTCGGTGGAGGTCGGTCTGGAGCTGGACAGGAAGTACCACGGCATGGAGCTTCCCTGGAAGTTCAAGATGGGCGTTTCGGGCTGTCCCAACGACTGCGGCGAGGTGTGCATCAAGGATGTCGGCCTGATCGGAAGCCCCAAGGGCTGGAACGTCATGGTCGGCGGCAACGGAGGCGGTCGGCCCCGCCTTTCGTTCAAGCTTATGGAGCACGTGCCGAGCGACGAGGAGGCCTTGAAGGTCGTGGATCACATCGTGACCTGGTTCAAGGCCAAGGACCGCCGCTGCCGCCTCGGCAAGTTCGTCGAGGAAATGGGTATTGAAGCCTTCAAGGCAGAGGTGCTCGACGGCCTAAAGATCTAG
- the cpaB gene encoding Flp pilus assembly protein CpaB: protein MKKYGTVIALGVAVLFGVVAVILANRWLEARTLEERVVVKESVPLTKVVIATQDLNIGSRLTMDKLALADWPKSSLPAGAFENLEEVEGRITVSKMIAGNPVMASGLAGEGAGVGLVAVITHGKRAMSIKVDEVVGVGGFILPHTFVDVISVKKNGSSSNQTAKTILQKIEVLAIAQETFAEDGKAQIVRTVTLEVDPKQAERLALATNEGKVHLVLRNPIEEIAEAPKPKPVAKKRVARVVAPKALKPRVYVPKPSPHAVEVIRGTKGMEKIEFKNVNSEEKL from the coding sequence ATGAAGAAATACGGGACTGTAATCGCTCTTGGGGTGGCGGTGCTTTTCGGCGTAGTGGCGGTCATCCTGGCGAACCGATGGCTCGAGGCACGCACCCTGGAGGAACGGGTGGTGGTCAAAGAGTCCGTCCCCCTCACCAAGGTGGTCATCGCCACACAGGACCTCAACATCGGCAGCCGGTTGACGATGGACAAACTGGCTCTGGCCGACTGGCCCAAATCGAGCCTTCCTGCTGGGGCCTTTGAAAACCTCGAGGAGGTTGAGGGACGAATCACTGTAAGCAAAATGATCGCCGGCAACCCGGTGATGGCCTCCGGACTGGCCGGAGAGGGGGCGGGCGTCGGCCTCGTCGCTGTTATCACGCACGGCAAGCGCGCCATGTCGATCAAGGTCGACGAAGTCGTCGGCGTGGGCGGGTTTATTCTTCCCCACACCTTCGTCGATGTCATCTCGGTGAAGAAAAATGGCAGCAGCAGCAACCAGACCGCCAAGACCATTCTTCAAAAAATCGAGGTCCTGGCCATTGCCCAGGAAACCTTTGCCGAGGACGGCAAGGCCCAGATCGTCCGCACCGTCACCCTGGAGGTGGACCCCAAGCAGGCTGAGAGACTGGCCCTCGCCACCAACGAGGGGAAGGTCCACCTGGTCCTGCGAAACCCCATCGAAGAGATCGCCGAGGCCCCCAAGCCAAAACCCGTGGCAAAAAAACGGGTCGCCAGAGTGGTGGCGCCGAAAGCCCTCAAGCCAAGAGTATACGTGCCCAAGCCCTCACCCCACGCGGTTGAGGTTATCCGCGGGACGAAGGGCATGGAAAAAATTGAATTCAAGAATGTCAATTCCGAGGAAAAACTTTAA
- a CDS encoding HDOD domain-containing protein, which yields MSSELQLVIKAVGDLPPVPVVAAKVLQLLQNPQTRPEDLARTISSDQGVSARILKIANSSFYSLKRQVKTLEHAIMILGEKTLKSQVLAASLKGMGTSFGLMEKMLWEDSVGGAIAARVVALRVSGCDPEEAFLAGLFRHIGKMAMNSLDSQKYRQVVEGVYNGEGDGGEMERRYFPFSHQVIGAAVLEKWNFSENLSQAARHHEDLGVSPEDDPALFRLLSVVNLADNLCRHLGIGRRDAEPDIELEQSPGACALGLDREQVASLLEEFGRIFEKDREALLA from the coding sequence ATGTCGAGTGAACTGCAACTTGTAATCAAGGCGGTCGGGGACCTCCCTCCGGTGCCGGTGGTTGCCGCGAAGGTCCTGCAGCTCTTGCAGAACCCCCAAACCCGTCCCGAGGATCTGGCCCGGACCATCTCCAGCGACCAGGGGGTTTCGGCCCGCATCCTGAAGATCGCAAACTCCTCCTTCTACAGTTTGAAGCGGCAGGTGAAGACCCTGGAGCACGCCATCATGATCCTCGGGGAGAAGACCCTGAAGAGCCAGGTTCTGGCCGCCAGCCTCAAAGGCATGGGAACATCCTTCGGGCTGATGGAGAAGATGCTCTGGGAAGATTCCGTCGGGGGGGCGATTGCCGCAAGGGTCGTGGCATTGCGCGTGTCGGGCTGCGACCCGGAAGAGGCTTTCCTGGCCGGGCTGTTCCGTCATATCGGCAAGATGGCCATGAACAGCCTGGACAGCCAGAAGTACCGTCAGGTGGTGGAGGGCGTCTACAACGGGGAGGGGGATGGGGGCGAGATGGAGCGGCGCTACTTTCCTTTCTCTCACCAGGTGATCGGTGCGGCGGTCCTGGAGAAGTGGAACTTCTCGGAAAATCTCAGCCAGGCGGCGCGGCACCACGAGGACCTTGGGGTCTCCCCGGAGGATGATCCCGCCCTGTTTCGGCTGTTGTCGGTGGTGAACCTGGCCGACAACCTGTGCCGCCATCTCGGTATCGGGCGACGCGATGCGGAGCCGGACATCGAGCTGGAACAGAGCCCCGGAGCCTGTGCCCTTGGACTCGATCGGGAGCAGGTGGCCTCGCTTCTGGAGGAGTTCGGCAGGATTTTCGAAAAGGACCGGGAGGCTCTGCTGGCCTGA
- a CDS encoding Flp family type IVb pilin: MEGFLREIEHFIREEKGATAVEYAIIAAAIAAVIVAIVWTIGGKTSENFKSVNEKIK, encoded by the coding sequence ATGGAAGGCTTTTTGAGGGAAATCGAACATTTCATCCGCGAGGAAAAGGGCGCTACGGCCGTCGAATATGCCATCATCGCCGCGGCTATCGCCGCAGTTATTGTCGCGATCGTTTGGACTATCGGGGGCAAAACGAGCGAGAACTTCAAATCTGTAAACGAAAAAATCAAATAA